From the genome of Vulpes vulpes isolate BD-2025 unplaced genomic scaffold, VulVul3 u000000671, whole genome shotgun sequence, one region includes:
- the ZFTRAF1 gene encoding transmembrane protein 276 isoform X6, translating to MASKPWNEWSTTLSHLTLGVVSLHAAVSTAQASRGAAAGFLLQALASATVLAPGLGTDEDSLAGAWVATVIGLPLLAFDFHWVNGDRSSANLLLGGGMVLAVAGDHLGAEGRSVAGQAVVLVVAVTILIVAVFTTNTYGMWGGAMLGAAGLLSRLEEDRLLLLPKEDVCRWALAAGSWAYHRALHTQRLQWE from the exons ATGGCCTCCAAGCCTTGGAATGAGTGGAGTACCACCCTGTCCCACCTGACACTGGGAGTGGTGTCTCTGCATGCAGCCGTGAGCACTGCCCAG GCAAGTCGAGGGGCCGCTGCTGGCTTCCTGCTCCAGGCCTTGGCCTCTGCCACCGTgctggccccagggctgggcacaGATGAAGACTCTCTTGCTGGAGCCTGGGTGGCCACTGTCATCGGCCTGCCCCTTCTGGCCTTTGATTTCCACTGGGTGAATGGGGACCGCTCCTCTGCCAACCTGCTCCTGGGAGGAGGGATGGTGCTGGCTGTGGCCGGTGACCACCTTGGTGCTGAGGGTCGCTCTGTGGCTGGCCAGGCAGTGGTGCTGGTGGTTGCAGTGACTATCCTCATCGTGGCTGTTTTCACAACCAACACTTATGGAATGTGGGGGGGTGCGATGTTGGGTGCTGCAGGCCTCCTGAGCCGGCTGGAGGAAGACAGACTGCTGCTGCTGCCAAAGGAGGACGTCTGTCGCTgggccctggctgcaggcagTTGGGCCTACCACCGAGCCCTGCACACACAGCGCCTGCAGTGGGAGTGA